From the genome of Virgibacillus siamensis, one region includes:
- the panB gene encoding 3-methyl-2-oxobutanoate hydroxymethyltransferase: protein MLSRIDLQKMKTENRKIAMVTAYDYPSSKTAEAAGVDMILVGDSLGMVVLGYDSTVKVTMDDMVHHGKAVQRGAPDTFVVIDMPFMSYHISLEQTLQNAQLLIQETDGQAVKLEGASEEILQATRRLTEAGIPVVAHLGLTPQSVHVLGGYKVQGKDKEAGGKLLQDAKNLADSGAIALVLECVPEELAAIITAEISIPTIGIGAGVDCDGQVLVYHDILQYGVDRLPKFVKAYADFNSEGKRGLESYIADVREMRFPSADYTFKIKDRKFLPETNKEE from the coding sequence ATGCTGAGCAGAATTGACTTGCAAAAAATGAAAACGGAGAATCGTAAAATCGCAATGGTTACTGCGTATGACTATCCATCATCCAAAACCGCTGAAGCTGCAGGTGTTGACATGATTCTGGTCGGGGATTCGCTGGGGATGGTTGTACTCGGATACGATTCAACTGTCAAAGTAACGATGGATGATATGGTCCATCATGGCAAGGCTGTTCAAAGAGGTGCCCCGGATACATTTGTCGTAATTGATATGCCATTTATGTCTTATCATATTTCATTGGAACAAACATTGCAAAATGCTCAACTGCTCATCCAGGAAACAGATGGACAAGCTGTGAAACTGGAAGGGGCAAGTGAAGAAATTCTTCAAGCAACACGTCGCCTGACGGAAGCGGGAATTCCTGTTGTCGCTCATCTGGGACTTACACCACAGTCCGTACATGTTCTCGGCGGATATAAGGTACAGGGAAAAGACAAAGAGGCAGGCGGAAAACTGCTTCAAGATGCTAAAAATTTGGCAGATAGTGGAGCAATTGCTCTTGTTTTGGAATGTGTACCGGAAGAACTGGCGGCAATTATAACAGCTGAAATCTCTATCCCGACGATTGGTATAGGCGCTGGGGTTGATTGTGACGGACAGGTACTTGTATATCATGACATCTTACAGTATGGCGTTGACAGACTTCCAAAGTTTGTTAAGGCCTATGCCGATTTTAATTCGGAAGGAAAGCGCGGATTGGAATCATATATTGCTGATGTACGAGAAATGCGTTTTCCCTCAGCAGATTATACCTTTAAGATCAAAGACCGGAAATTTTTACCGGAAACCAATAAGGAAGAGTAG
- the panC gene encoding pantoate--beta-alanine ligase, translated as MQIIHSVNEMQKKMLTLGKENMIGFVATMGYFHEGHISLMKESVKDNDITVTSIFVNPLQFGENEDLDRYPRDLENDRKKAEAAGVDFLFIPQADDMYPSKMTLEIIAKERTNVMCGKSRPGHFEGVATVLIKLFHIVRPDKTYFGIKDAQQAAVVEALIKDLNFPIELITLPIVREADGLAKSSRNVNLNEQERAEAIWLKKALEHGRKIVVDGELNPAKMVKEATKIIHDKTSGSVDYVEVLSYPELKPVTENDNSIIIAAAVNFNQARLIDNLIFDREGKLLR; from the coding sequence ATGCAAATTATTCATTCAGTAAATGAAATGCAAAAGAAGATGCTGACACTTGGCAAGGAAAACATGATTGGTTTTGTAGCCACGATGGGGTATTTCCATGAGGGACATATTTCACTTATGAAGGAATCAGTCAAAGATAATGATATAACCGTTACTAGTATATTCGTGAACCCGCTGCAGTTTGGTGAAAATGAGGATCTTGACCGTTACCCGCGTGACTTGGAAAATGACAGGAAGAAAGCGGAAGCGGCTGGGGTGGATTTTTTGTTTATCCCGCAAGCAGATGATATGTACCCTTCGAAAATGACACTTGAAATCATTGCGAAAGAAAGAACAAACGTCATGTGCGGTAAATCCAGGCCGGGGCATTTTGAAGGAGTTGCCACTGTATTAATTAAACTATTTCATATAGTCCGTCCAGATAAAACATATTTCGGCATTAAAGATGCACAGCAGGCCGCTGTGGTTGAAGCACTAATAAAGGATTTGAACTTTCCGATTGAACTGATTACACTTCCAATTGTCAGGGAAGCGGACGGATTGGCCAAAAGCAGCCGGAATGTTAATTTAAACGAGCAGGAGCGGGCGGAAGCAATATGGCTGAAGAAGGCACTGGAACATGGACGAAAAATCGTTGTTGACGGTGAATTAAATCCTGCTAAGATGGTAAAGGAAGCAACAAAAATTATTCATGACAAAACGTCGGGATCTGTGGATTATGTGGAGGTTCTAAGTTATCCGGAACTAAAACCGGTCACAGAAAACGATAACAGCATCATTATCGCTGCTGCTGTAAATTTCAATCAGGCAAGGCTGATTGACAATCTGATCTTTGACAGAGAAGGAAAGCTACTACGATAA
- a CDS encoding CCA tRNA nucleotidyltransferase, which produces MQSAIFNHAKEVLECLEAHNFEAYFVGGCVRDLILERDIGDIDIATSASPENVQKIFSNVIPVGLQHGTVIVRHRQQSFEVTTFRSEGTYSDHRHPDSVTFLTSIDKDLQRRDFTINALAMDKDGAIIDLFHGRRDIADKIIRTVGNGYDRFQEDPLRIVRALRFSSQLGFSIHQDTMTAMKQVKQEIKNIAVERIKQEIEKLFAGFDVQHGLFYLKEIRLQEYLPVFEDKQRLLNNLPDQMAPVPSFGALVALFHYLNPEITIQDWIRNWKCSNKEKYEAANLSRGLEELKQNGLNNWLVYKLSFNHFSAFTVLANILFQEQLKLDYLMDIYRELPIHSKGDLMINGNEIKQLFPNRKSGAWIKEIINAVEYSVITGQVNNNKNDLKEWIKWNPTATN; this is translated from the coding sequence ATGCAATCAGCTATTTTTAATCATGCAAAAGAAGTATTAGAATGTCTTGAAGCACATAATTTCGAAGCTTATTTCGTGGGAGGATGTGTCAGGGACCTGATCCTTGAAAGAGATATTGGCGATATCGATATTGCCACATCAGCTTCTCCGGAAAATGTGCAGAAGATATTTTCAAATGTCATTCCTGTTGGCCTGCAGCATGGGACTGTCATCGTACGCCATCGGCAGCAGTCGTTTGAGGTGACAACTTTTCGTTCAGAAGGGACTTATTCCGATCATCGGCATCCTGATTCCGTTACCTTCCTGACATCTATTGATAAGGATTTACAACGTCGGGATTTTACAATTAATGCACTTGCAATGGATAAAGATGGGGCCATAATTGATTTATTCCATGGAAGAAGAGATATAGCGGATAAGATTATTCGAACAGTCGGTAATGGATATGATCGCTTTCAGGAAGACCCGCTTCGTATCGTCAGGGCACTAAGGTTTTCCAGTCAGCTTGGGTTTTCCATCCATCAAGACACAATGACTGCTATGAAGCAGGTTAAACAGGAAATCAAAAATATAGCAGTCGAACGAATAAAACAGGAAATCGAAAAACTTTTTGCGGGATTTGACGTGCAGCATGGCCTGTTCTATTTAAAGGAAATAAGACTTCAAGAGTATTTACCCGTTTTTGAAGATAAGCAAAGACTTCTTAACAATCTTCCTGACCAAATGGCACCTGTACCTTCGTTTGGGGCACTTGTCGCATTATTCCACTATCTGAATCCTGAAATTACCATTCAGGACTGGATCAGAAACTGGAAATGTTCCAATAAAGAAAAGTATGAGGCAGCCAATTTAAGCAGGGGACTCGAGGAATTGAAACAAAACGGGCTAAATAACTGGCTCGTTTACAAGTTGTCTTTCAATCATTTTTCGGCCTTTACAGTATTGGCGAATATACTTTTTCAGGAACAACTGAAACTTGATTATTTAATGGACATATATCGCGAGTTGCCAATTCATTCCAAAGGCGATTTAATGATCAATGGAAACGAGATAAAACAGTTGTTCCCGAACCGAAAAAGCGGGGCGTGGATCAAAGAAATTATAAACGCTGTAGAGTATTCTGTTATAACTGGTCAAGTAAATAATAATAAAAACGATTTAAAGGAATGGATAAAATGGAATCCAACCGCAACAAATTAA
- the panD gene encoding aspartate 1-decarboxylase, protein MFRTMMKAKIHRARVTEANLNYVGSITIDQDILENTDILPHEKVQIVNNNNGARMETYVIPGERGTGVICLNGAAARLVQKDDIVIIVSYAMVSNDELATFKPKVALMDEDNKVMQLVEQEAPLTEL, encoded by the coding sequence ATGTTTCGCACCATGATGAAAGCAAAAATTCATCGTGCCCGTGTAACCGAAGCCAATTTGAATTATGTGGGCAGTATTACCATTGATCAGGATATTCTTGAGAATACAGATATTCTGCCACATGAAAAGGTACAAATTGTAAATAACAATAATGGTGCTCGAATGGAGACATATGTCATTCCCGGTGAACGCGGGACCGGCGTAATTTGTTTAAATGGGGCGGCTGCAAGACTTGTTCAAAAAGATGATATTGTTATAATTGTTTCATATGCAATGGTATCGAATGATGAACTTGCTACCTTCAAACCAAAAGTCGCCCTAATGGATGAAGATAACAAGGTTATGCAGCTTGTTGAACAGGAAGCACCATTAACAGAATTGTAA
- the dinG gene encoding ATP-dependent DNA helicase DinG, whose protein sequence is MEKRFAVIDLETTGHSPSKGDKIIEVGIVIIEKDQITDEFSTMLYPEKSISSFITKLTGITNEDVADAPLFLDRAHEIADMLQNCYIIAHNVPFDLGFINEAFAASGLAKLTNPVLDTVELARILCPKAPGFKLGQLAEYMKLDHHDPHRALSDAIVTAELFLALKQKLSTLPYETITHLLHLSKSLKSDLHELLEDLQQSFGISTEPEKGIDTFRGLAFRAIEIQKKEVQDLPVTFGNFLDDIYEENGRLQKLMDRYEKRIGQRWMSETVYDAFESNNHALIEAETGTGKSLAYLLPAVYEAVRIKKRIVISTYTTQLQSQLMDEEIPLVRSLLSFPFNVALLKGKQHYISLEKFERSLADNTSDNYDVVLTKAMILVWLTETETGDIDEIQLPSSGYYFYRRISSDTEGYADPNSPWFAKSYYQKARKKAQQADILITNHALLSTDMFHDYQFLPSYNKAIIDEAHHLEETASKHYGMKLDYVSVQYTLSQIGTADEDSLLGKTLGKYGFTNEQFAFETWNDTFQKAKHEVDDLFRLIFQYVIEQKQRDRSLSDIGRIQYRFKDGEEQSEKWNVILEMVSRFIFYVRDLIHMLSQLDYYITKSEKMDRNDKNNLVDAIEALQSIIDRTEQLFLLKDGKDEQVKWIEIDAYGAKNAVYLYSEPTDMSTILADAFFNEKESIVLTSATLTMRNSFSFVQNRLGLTKEDTNSIKIESPFSYQNQVQLMIPDDFPDIRQGSQEAFIYSTCEAILSLARITQGRMLVLFTSYEMLRKSYWLLKDTMDTNEYMLIAQGISSGSRSRLKKNFQTFDQSILLGTSSFWEGVDIPGDDLSCLMIVRLPFQPPNHPIYEAKSQRFKDQGRNPFFELALPNAVIRFKQGFGRLIRSASDRGIVFVCDARIIKSRYGKFFTKSIPDVPISYDSTEKLMDKADKWF, encoded by the coding sequence ATGGAGAAGCGTTTTGCGGTGATTGACTTGGAAACAACAGGACATTCACCTTCAAAAGGCGATAAAATTATTGAAGTTGGAATCGTCATTATAGAGAAAGACCAAATCACTGATGAATTTTCCACAATGCTTTATCCGGAAAAGTCGATTTCTTCTTTTATAACTAAACTGACAGGTATCACAAATGAAGATGTAGCGGATGCACCACTTTTCCTTGACAGAGCACATGAAATTGCTGATATGCTGCAAAATTGCTATATCATTGCACATAATGTGCCATTTGATCTCGGGTTTATCAACGAAGCGTTTGCTGCTTCCGGGTTAGCCAAATTAACGAACCCTGTTCTTGATACAGTTGAATTGGCACGGATTCTTTGCCCCAAGGCACCGGGATTCAAGCTTGGCCAGCTCGCGGAGTACATGAAACTGGATCATCATGATCCACATCGTGCACTTTCAGATGCGATTGTTACAGCTGAACTATTCCTTGCCCTAAAACAGAAGTTATCTACATTGCCGTATGAAACGATTACACATTTATTGCACCTTTCAAAAAGTTTGAAATCCGACTTACATGAGTTACTGGAAGACCTTCAACAATCATTTGGTATTTCAACTGAGCCGGAAAAGGGCATTGATACATTCAGAGGGCTTGCTTTTAGAGCAATTGAAATTCAAAAAAAAGAAGTTCAGGATCTGCCTGTTACGTTTGGAAATTTTCTGGACGATATTTATGAGGAAAACGGTCGATTGCAGAAATTAATGGATCGATATGAAAAACGAATTGGTCAAAGATGGATGTCTGAAACGGTATACGATGCATTCGAATCCAACAATCATGCACTCATTGAGGCTGAAACCGGAACCGGAAAGTCGCTTGCTTATTTGTTGCCGGCAGTTTATGAAGCTGTTAGGATTAAAAAACGAATTGTAATCAGTACATATACGACTCAGCTCCAGTCACAGCTGATGGATGAAGAAATACCTTTGGTGCGAAGTCTGCTTTCATTTCCTTTTAATGTTGCATTATTAAAAGGAAAACAACATTATATCAGCCTTGAGAAATTTGAGCGGTCACTGGCAGATAACACGTCTGACAATTATGATGTTGTTTTGACGAAAGCGATGATTCTTGTTTGGTTAACGGAAACAGAAACAGGGGATATTGATGAAATACAACTTCCTTCAAGCGGTTATTATTTTTACCGAAGAATCTCCAGTGATACGGAAGGATATGCTGATCCGAATTCTCCATGGTTTGCAAAGTCGTACTACCAAAAAGCCCGAAAAAAAGCCCAACAGGCAGACATTTTAATCACCAATCACGCATTACTCAGTACAGATATGTTCCATGATTATCAATTTCTGCCTTCTTATAATAAAGCAATCATTGACGAGGCGCATCATCTGGAAGAAACGGCTTCCAAACATTATGGTATGAAGCTTGATTACGTCTCCGTACAGTACACACTATCGCAAATAGGAACTGCAGATGAAGATAGCTTGCTGGGTAAAACATTAGGAAAGTATGGCTTTACGAATGAACAATTTGCTTTCGAAACCTGGAATGATACTTTCCAAAAAGCAAAACATGAAGTTGATGACCTGTTCCGCCTCATCTTTCAATATGTAATTGAGCAAAAACAAAGAGACCGTTCATTAAGTGATATTGGCCGGATCCAATATCGGTTTAAGGATGGCGAGGAACAATCGGAAAAGTGGAATGTCATTCTGGAGATGGTCTCCCGATTTATTTTTTATGTGCGTGATTTAATCCATATGTTGTCACAGCTGGATTATTATATCACCAAATCGGAAAAGATGGACAGAAATGATAAAAATAACTTGGTTGATGCGATCGAGGCTTTACAGTCCATTATTGATCGGACAGAGCAGTTATTCCTTTTAAAGGATGGAAAAGACGAGCAGGTAAAATGGATAGAAATTGACGCATACGGTGCAAAAAACGCCGTTTACCTGTATAGCGAACCGACGGATATGTCAACTATACTTGCAGATGCGTTTTTTAATGAAAAAGAGAGTATTGTTTTGACAAGTGCAACATTAACCATGAGAAATTCGTTTTCGTTTGTTCAAAACCGACTTGGTTTAACGAAAGAAGATACAAACTCAATTAAAATTGAGTCGCCGTTTTCATATCAGAATCAAGTTCAATTGATGATTCCCGATGACTTTCCGGACATCAGACAGGGGAGCCAGGAAGCGTTTATATATTCGACCTGTGAGGCAATTTTATCGCTGGCCAGAATTACACAGGGAAGGATGCTGGTGTTATTTACGTCATATGAAATGCTTCGAAAATCATATTGGCTTCTGAAAGATACGATGGATACGAACGAATATATGCTTATTGCACAAGGTATTTCAAGTGGAAGCCGGTCAAGATTAAAGAAAAATTTCCAGACATTTGATCAGTCTATTCTGCTGGGAACAAGTTCCTTTTGGGAAGGTGTCGATATCCCGGGCGATGATTTATCCTGTCTTATGATTGTACGACTCCCTTTTCAGCCGCCGAATCATCCAATTTATGAAGCAAAATCACAACGGTTCAAGGACCAGGGCAGAAATCCGTTCTTTGAATTAGCTTTGCCTAATGCAGTAATACGGTTTAAACAAGGATTTGGCCGTCTGATCCGATCTGCCAGTGATCGGGGAATAGTGTTTGTTTGTGATGCACGAATAATTAAATCGCGTTATGGTAAATTTTTCACAAAATCAATACCTGATGTACCAATTTCTTATGATTCGACTGAAAAATTGATGGATAAAGCCGATAAGTGGTTTTAA
- a CDS encoding biotin--[acetyl-CoA-carboxylase] ligase produces MESNRNKLIELLSSSNDKYVSGQLLSEKLNISRSAIWKHMRELEKDGYTIEGVSRKGYRIIHFPDKVSENTLQWGLHTSWIGKSIIHRESTSTTQEIAHQAARDGAANGAVVIADEQTKGKGRMNRQWHSSKGTGIWMSLILRPDIPPNLAPQLTLLTATVLADVFASYVNVQPKIKWPNDLLIHDKKTAGILTEMQAEQDQIQYVVIGIGINVNQETDEIPDDIKHKATSLAIESGQNSNIKDLIQQILMTFERAYDTYMTNGFQTVKQKWEHYGYRIGERLLIKTLRDEWYAKFIGIGEDGALLIQGNNNRIEQIYSAEIEWFEEAGDV; encoded by the coding sequence ATGGAATCCAACCGCAACAAATTAATTGAACTTCTGTCATCGAGCAACGATAAATATGTTTCCGGCCAACTCCTTTCTGAGAAATTGAACATTTCCAGAAGTGCGATCTGGAAACATATGCGTGAACTTGAGAAAGACGGGTATACGATTGAAGGCGTATCCAGAAAAGGGTACCGGATAATTCATTTCCCGGATAAAGTCAGTGAGAATACACTTCAATGGGGACTGCACACCAGTTGGATCGGGAAATCCATTATACATAGGGAATCAACTTCCACTACCCAGGAGATAGCCCATCAAGCTGCAAGAGATGGGGCAGCCAACGGTGCGGTTGTAATTGCAGATGAACAAACAAAAGGGAAGGGCCGGATGAATCGGCAATGGCATTCATCCAAAGGAACAGGGATATGGATGAGTCTTATTCTCAGACCGGATATCCCGCCAAATCTTGCCCCACAGCTGACATTGCTTACAGCAACAGTACTTGCGGATGTGTTTGCCTCCTACGTGAATGTACAGCCGAAGATTAAGTGGCCCAATGATCTGCTGATCCATGACAAAAAAACAGCAGGCATTCTGACCGAAATGCAGGCAGAACAGGACCAAATTCAATATGTTGTGATTGGGATAGGAATCAATGTGAATCAGGAAACGGATGAAATTCCGGATGACATTAAGCATAAGGCTACATCATTAGCAATTGAAAGCGGCCAAAATTCGAACATAAAAGATCTGATTCAGCAAATATTGATGACGTTTGAACGTGCATATGATACATATATGACAAATGGCTTTCAAACAGTTAAGCAAAAGTGGGAACATTATGGATACCGGATTGGAGAGCGGCTGTTAATTAAAACATTACGCGATGAATGGTATGCAAAATTTATCGGAATCGGTGAAGATGGCGCATTACTAATTCAGGGTAACAATAATCGAATTGAACAAATATATTCTGCGGAAATAGAATGGTTTGAGGAAGCGGGGGATGTATAA
- a CDS encoding pyridoxal phosphate-dependent aminotransferase — protein MELANRVKTLTPSSTLAITAKAKELKNEGHDVIGLAAGEPDFNTPQFIIDAANEAMQNGFTKYTPSGGIPKLKEAIAAKFKQDNDLSYSSDEIIVTTGAKHALYTLFQVLLNAGDEVIVPAPYWVSYPEQVKLAGGKPVVVEADEANNFKITPEQLENSISNRTKAVIINSPSNPTGMMYSKDELEKIGQICLKHNILIVSDEIYEKLIYTVDQHVSIASISEQLKEHTIVVNGVSKSHSMTGWRIGYAAGPQKIIKAMTSLASQSTSNPTSIAQYAALAAYCSKEDAGDEMRNTFSERLDTLYELLNDIPGVSCQKPKGAFYLFPNVKEAVKKNGFDSTDDWVKALLEEEKVALVPGSGFGFPDNVRLSYAISIDLLNEAAARIKRFVINHQS, from the coding sequence ATGGAGTTAGCAAACCGAGTTAAAACATTAACACCATCATCAACATTGGCGATAACAGCAAAGGCGAAAGAACTGAAAAACGAAGGACATGATGTGATTGGTTTAGCAGCAGGGGAACCAGATTTTAATACACCGCAATTTATCATAGATGCTGCAAATGAAGCTATGCAAAACGGGTTTACGAAATATACCCCTTCAGGAGGTATTCCGAAACTTAAAGAAGCAATTGCGGCCAAGTTTAAACAGGATAATGATTTGTCATACTCCTCCGATGAAATAATCGTTACAACCGGTGCAAAACATGCCCTTTATACCTTATTTCAGGTATTGTTAAATGCAGGGGACGAAGTTATTGTTCCTGCACCATATTGGGTAAGCTATCCGGAACAGGTTAAACTTGCGGGTGGAAAACCTGTAGTCGTTGAAGCTGATGAAGCAAATAATTTCAAAATAACACCTGAGCAATTGGAAAATTCCATCTCAAACAGAACAAAAGCAGTCATCATTAATTCACCAAGTAATCCGACTGGTATGATGTATAGCAAGGATGAACTTGAAAAAATCGGGCAAATTTGTCTGAAACACAATATCTTAATTGTGTCAGATGAAATATATGAGAAACTTATTTATACTGTGGATCAGCATGTATCAATCGCAAGTATATCAGAGCAGTTAAAAGAGCATACCATTGTTGTGAATGGTGTTTCCAAATCACATTCCATGACTGGCTGGCGGATTGGCTATGCCGCCGGACCGCAAAAAATCATCAAAGCTATGACCAGCCTGGCTTCACAGTCAACATCCAATCCGACATCAATAGCGCAATATGCTGCACTTGCTGCCTATTGCTCTAAAGAAGACGCTGGTGACGAAATGCGTAATACCTTTAGTGAGCGCCTGGATACACTTTATGAATTATTAAATGACATTCCGGGAGTATCGTGTCAGAAACCAAAAGGGGCGTTTTATTTATTTCCGAATGTGAAAGAAGCTGTGAAGAAAAATGGATTTGATTCAACAGATGACTGGGTAAAAGCACTTCTGGAAGAAGAAAAAGTGGCCCTTGTACCAGGATCAGGATTCGGATTTCCCGATAATGTACGATTATCATATGCAATTTCAATTGATTTATTAAATGAGGCGGCGGCACGCATAAAACGTTTTGTAATAAACCATCAATCTTAG
- the asnS gene encoding asparagine--tRNA ligase: MKTTISQAPNSLGQEVTIGAWLSNKRSSGKIAFLQLRDGSGFMQGVVVKNDVSEETFHLAKNMTQESSMYITGTIVEDKRSPFGYEMQVSNIELIQEATDYPITPKEHGTEFLMDHRHLWLRSKKQHAIMKIRNEIIRSTYQFFNDNGYVKVDPPILTGSSAEGTTELFHTQYFDEEAYLSQSGQLYMEAAAMALGKVFSFGPTFRAEKSKTRRHLIEFWMIEPEMVFVDHEESLEIQEQYVSFVVQSVLENCKLELNILERDTSKLENIKAPFPRISYDDAIKLLQEKGFNDIEWGEDFGAPHETAIAEHFDKPVFITNYPAEIKAFYMKPDPERSEVVLCADLIAPEGYGEIIGGSQRIDDLELMKQRYEEHNLTSDAYKWYLELRQYGSVPHSGFGLGLERTVAWLSGVEHVRETIPFPRLLNRLYP; this comes from the coding sequence TTGAAGACAACAATTTCACAAGCACCAAATTCACTTGGACAGGAAGTGACAATCGGGGCATGGTTATCCAATAAACGGTCCAGTGGTAAAATTGCTTTTTTACAACTTCGTGATGGCTCCGGATTTATGCAAGGAGTCGTTGTGAAAAATGATGTATCAGAAGAGACATTTCATTTGGCCAAAAATATGACACAGGAATCATCAATGTATATTACAGGTACAATTGTTGAAGATAAACGTTCTCCGTTTGGATATGAAATGCAAGTAAGCAATATTGAATTAATTCAGGAAGCAACCGATTATCCGATTACACCAAAAGAACATGGTACTGAATTCCTGATGGATCACAGGCATTTATGGCTTCGTTCAAAAAAACAGCACGCCATCATGAAAATCCGTAATGAAATTATTCGCTCAACGTATCAATTCTTTAATGATAATGGTTATGTAAAAGTAGATCCGCCAATCTTGACCGGATCCTCTGCTGAGGGAACAACTGAATTGTTCCACACACAATATTTCGATGAAGAAGCGTATTTATCGCAAAGTGGACAGCTTTATATGGAGGCTGCAGCGATGGCACTTGGAAAGGTCTTTTCATTTGGCCCGACTTTCCGAGCTGAAAAATCGAAAACCAGGAGACATCTTATTGAATTTTGGATGATTGAACCTGAAATGGTCTTTGTGGATCATGAAGAAAGTTTGGAAATCCAGGAACAGTACGTAAGTTTCGTTGTTCAGTCTGTATTGGAAAATTGTAAACTTGAATTGAATATACTTGAAAGGGATACATCAAAACTTGAGAACATTAAGGCACCTTTCCCGCGAATCAGTTATGATGATGCGATTAAATTGCTGCAGGAGAAAGGCTTTAACGATATTGAGTGGGGTGAAGACTTTGGGGCGCCACACGAGACAGCAATTGCGGAGCATTTTGATAAACCGGTATTTATTACAAATTATCCTGCAGAAATAAAGGCATTTTACATGAAACCTGATCCGGAACGTTCCGAAGTTGTACTATGTGCTGATTTGATTGCACCGGAAGGATATGGTGAAATCATCGGCGGTTCACAGCGAATAGATGATTTGGAACTAATGAAACAACGTTACGAAGAACACAATTTAACCAGTGACGCTTATAAATGGTATCTGGAACTTCGTCAGTACGGTAGTGTTCCTCACTCAGGATTTGGTCTTGGCCTTGAACGAACAGTAGCGTGGCTGTCCGGAGTTGAACATGTTAGAGAAACAATCCCATTCCCACGCTTATTAAACAGACTTTATCCATAA
- a CDS encoding cell wall elongation regulator TseB-like domain-containing protein — protein MNIYLPAWLKWTIGILCIILLSCFIYSVYLYYDIQKTKTASYPEVQQTVKHETNISSIDKIEQYHGEKAYYIVYGQTKKMQKKIAFYPSSDKGGNIKVIDRKKIIPETSIQKAWKSQCGTCELVEITPALIGEKAAWEVTFIDESDRYVFDYLSIFDGSRIEQIRLKQMFN, from the coding sequence ATGAACATTTACTTACCAGCCTGGCTTAAATGGACAATCGGCATCTTATGTATTATTTTACTTTCTTGTTTTATCTATAGTGTATATTTGTATTATGATATCCAGAAAACAAAGACAGCATCCTATCCGGAAGTACAGCAAACGGTCAAACACGAAACAAACATCAGCTCTATTGACAAAATTGAACAGTATCATGGTGAAAAAGCGTACTACATTGTTTATGGTCAAACTAAAAAAATGCAAAAGAAAATTGCTTTTTACCCGTCTTCTGATAAAGGCGGCAATATAAAAGTCATCGATAGAAAGAAAATCATTCCGGAGACTTCCATTCAGAAGGCATGGAAATCCCAGTGCGGAACATGCGAACTTGTCGAAATCACACCAGCACTAATAGGTGAGAAAGCAGCCTGGGAAGTTACATTTATTGATGAATCAGATCGATATGTCTTCGATTATTTGTCCATATTTGATGGAAGCCGGATTGAACAGATTCGATTAAAACAGATGTTCAATTAG